In Mus pahari chromosome 12, PAHARI_EIJ_v1.1, whole genome shotgun sequence, the genomic window CCATTCAGAGTTTCACCTACAAGACCTTCACATAGGCTTTCAAAGTGAAACACGTAACAAATATAGTTTATGCATATAAATGGtctgatattttaaaagcaagacaTAATACAAAAAAGTGCTTaggaacaaacacaaacacatcattataAGATGCCAACTACGCACCAAGGAACAAATAGCATAACCAATATTTAGTTTATTGTTCATGAGAAAGATGCAAGAAATATAATACTCAAGATATGATtcattgaaaacaacaaaaacagaggacAAAAAATGACCTCCTTTGACAGAAGTAATCAAAACAAAGCATAtgtaaaaggggagaaaaaaactATGTGCTGCTTTATATCATCTGACAAAAGTATGTGATTTATTCAATAAGCAACAACACCTGGAAATTGTATCAGATCCATTATTTGACCATGAGATCCTGAGGTAGGAGCCCAAGTATCTCAGCAATGCAGAATTGTGTGGCCAGTAACTCTCCACACTCATGATGTTTTCTAAAGCACAGCACAGAGACATGTGACACTGTAATGCCTGTGGTTTCCCCAACAACAACCCAGGTGTATAAAAGGACGTTGGCAGATGGTGAGGACCAAACTCAAAGAACCTACTTCTTGACTTCCTCTGAACACTCCACTCCTGACAACATGTGCTACTACGGAGGATATTATGGAGGCCtgggctgtggctatggctgtggctatggctgtggctatggtggctatggtggctatggctatggctgtTGCCGCCCACTGTGCTGTGGAAGATACTGGTCTTATGGCTTCTACTGAGGAGATTCAGCAGCTGCTCCCTACAACTTTCTTCACTTCAGAAGTTCTTAAATATCTTCAGGGATTCCAACTTTAACTTAAAAAT contains:
- the LOC115065076 gene encoding keratin-associated protein 20-1-like, which produces MCYYGGYYGGLGCGYGCGYGCGYGGYGGYGYGCCRPLCCGRYWSYGFY